From a single Luteolibacter flavescens genomic region:
- the hisI gene encoding phosphoribosyl-AMP cyclohydrolase: MNSFPLPGDKKSLEEGLVFTPKFDADGLIPAMAIDAATKEPLMLAYMNAESLALTLELGEAVYWSRSRQEIWHKGKTSGQVQKVVEIRTDCDQDALVVYVEQLGGGCCHTGRNDCFYRTVAGRSADGGALLSFKNEG, translated from the coding sequence ATGAACTCGTTCCCGCTGCCCGGTGACAAGAAGTCGCTCGAAGAAGGCCTGGTGTTCACCCCGAAGTTCGACGCCGACGGCCTGATCCCCGCCATGGCGATCGATGCCGCCACGAAGGAGCCGCTGATGCTGGCCTACATGAATGCCGAGTCGCTCGCGCTCACGCTGGAGCTGGGCGAGGCGGTCTATTGGTCGCGCAGCCGCCAGGAGATCTGGCACAAGGGCAAGACCTCCGGCCAGGTCCAGAAGGTGGTGGAAATCCGCACCGACTGCGACCAGGACGCGCTGGTCGTTTACGTGGAGCAGCTCGGCGGCGGATGCTGCCACACCGGCCGGAATGACTGCTTCTACCGCACCGTCGCGGGCCGCAGCGCGGACGGCGGAGCCCTGCTGAGCTTCAAAAACGAGGGATGA
- a CDS encoding YdjY domain-containing protein, protein MIRPFLLLLAASPLLCADPAPAKPDAKETKEPEKKEPQEAPASPFPGGPGGMGAPVEPSTLPAPDQPVAPVEPPVKELDKERVQIGDVILNRKTREIRFPAAVNMAGGELLEFALVHVNGKVHESLLVTETSATDINLAFKLLRYPASAELYSIANENGTMSNKFHEVADDVKAGARLDIGVEWEAEGKTRTAKLNDWISHGTTNAQMPAADPWVYGGSGIHDGKFVADLTGDYIAIFLSNAALINFSGKDNNSDEVWLPFPKRVPTEGTKVTVTITPHKQPAAKK, encoded by the coding sequence ATGATCCGTCCTTTTCTTTTGTTGCTCGCTGCGAGCCCGCTGCTCTGTGCCGATCCGGCACCGGCGAAGCCTGATGCCAAGGAAACCAAGGAGCCGGAAAAGAAGGAGCCACAGGAGGCCCCGGCATCTCCCTTCCCCGGCGGACCCGGCGGCATGGGAGCCCCCGTCGAGCCGAGCACCCTGCCCGCCCCGGACCAGCCCGTCGCTCCCGTGGAGCCCCCGGTGAAGGAGCTGGACAAGGAGCGCGTACAGATCGGCGACGTGATCCTGAACCGCAAGACCCGCGAGATCCGCTTCCCCGCCGCCGTGAACATGGCAGGCGGCGAGCTGCTGGAATTCGCCCTCGTCCACGTGAATGGCAAGGTCCACGAGTCGCTGCTCGTCACCGAGACCTCCGCCACCGACATCAATCTCGCCTTCAAGCTGCTGCGCTACCCGGCCTCCGCCGAGCTCTACTCCATCGCGAACGAGAACGGCACCATGTCGAACAAGTTCCACGAGGTGGCGGACGACGTGAAGGCCGGTGCCCGGCTGGACATCGGCGTCGAGTGGGAGGCCGAGGGCAAGACCCGCACCGCCAAGCTGAACGACTGGATCTCCCACGGCACCACGAATGCCCAGATGCCCGCCGCGGACCCGTGGGTCTATGGCGGCTCCGGCATTCATGATGGCAAATTCGTCGCCGACCTGACCGGCGACTACATCGCGATTTTCCTGAGCAATGCCGCGCTGATCAATTTCTCCGGCAAGGACAACAATTCGGACGAAGTCTGGTTGCCCTTCCCCAAGCGTGTGCCAACGGAAGGAACCAAGGTCACCGTCACCATCACACCCCACAAGCAGCCAGCAGCCAAAAAATGA
- a CDS encoding prenyltransferase/squalene oxidase repeat-containing protein, whose amino-acid sequence MKTALCLAFASTIALAPAQETNNPYLSLQVEIKQAIARGNAWLAKQQKEDGHWDDAELPAFTALALTAGARDPGRDPKADLPPHIAKGFQWLLKQQKEDGGIYNKGLSVYNTATAVTALTAGGLPEYEPAIVKGRNHLIDQQWDIGQKKETDNPNDGGIGYGSKNDRSDMSNTYLAIEAIALSQKVIEDGKHGDQPDLDWDAAITFLSRCQNLEGGKALPETAESPQNKGGFRYGPAETKAGEDKLPDGRTALRSYGSISYAGLLSMIYAKLGPDDPRIVAVKEWLGKNYTLSENPGMGAQGLFYYYQTMSKALSVANINKFKLADGKEADWRNDLANALLSKQREDGSWTNENARWMESNPVLVTAYCVMSLEQIYYSIPSEP is encoded by the coding sequence ATGAAAACAGCTCTTTGTCTCGCTTTCGCGTCCACCATCGCGCTCGCACCGGCGCAGGAGACGAACAACCCGTATCTCTCGCTGCAGGTCGAGATCAAGCAGGCCATCGCGCGTGGCAATGCCTGGCTGGCCAAGCAGCAGAAGGAAGACGGCCACTGGGATGACGCCGAGCTCCCCGCCTTCACCGCGCTCGCCCTGACCGCCGGTGCCCGCGACCCCGGCCGCGACCCGAAGGCCGACCTGCCGCCCCACATCGCCAAGGGCTTCCAGTGGCTGCTGAAGCAGCAGAAGGAAGACGGCGGCATCTACAACAAGGGCCTCAGCGTCTACAATACCGCCACCGCCGTGACCGCGCTGACCGCGGGCGGCCTGCCGGAATACGAGCCCGCCATCGTGAAGGGCCGCAACCACCTCATCGACCAGCAGTGGGACATCGGCCAGAAGAAGGAGACCGACAATCCGAATGACGGCGGCATCGGCTACGGCTCGAAGAACGACCGCTCCGACATGTCGAACACCTACCTGGCCATCGAGGCGATCGCGCTTTCGCAAAAGGTCATCGAGGACGGCAAGCACGGCGACCAGCCGGACCTGGACTGGGACGCCGCCATCACCTTCCTCTCCCGCTGCCAGAATCTCGAGGGCGGCAAGGCCCTGCCGGAGACCGCCGAGTCCCCGCAGAACAAGGGCGGCTTCCGCTACGGCCCGGCCGAGACAAAGGCCGGTGAAGACAAGCTGCCCGACGGCCGCACCGCGCTGCGCTCCTACGGCTCCATCTCCTACGCCGGCCTGCTCTCGATGATCTACGCTAAGCTCGGCCCGGATGATCCGCGCATCGTCGCCGTGAAGGAGTGGCTCGGGAAGAACTACACCCTCAGCGAAAACCCGGGCATGGGCGCGCAGGGTCTCTTCTACTACTACCAGACGATGTCGAAGGCGCTCTCCGTCGCGAACATCAACAAGTTCAAGCTCGCCGACGGCAAGGAAGCCGACTGGCGCAACGACCTGGCGAATGCCCTGCTCAGCAAGCAGCGCGAGGACGGCTCCTGGACGAACGAGAACGCCCGCTGGATGGAGTCGAACCCCGTCCTCGTCACCGCCTACTGCGTCATGTCCCTGGAGCAGATCTACTACTCCATCCCCAGCGAGCCGTAA
- the rplS gene encoding 50S ribosomal protein L19, giving the protein MDIIKKIEQEQLKADVADFNVGDTVKVHTRVVEGGKERVQIFAGIVIARRGTSVNASFTVRKISYGEGVERVFPLHTPRISKIEVVSKGKVRRAKLHYLRNRVGKKAMQVKAAAKA; this is encoded by the coding sequence ATGGACATCATCAAAAAGATCGAGCAGGAGCAACTTAAGGCCGACGTCGCCGACTTCAACGTGGGCGATACCGTGAAGGTCCACACGCGGGTCGTCGAAGGCGGCAAGGAGCGCGTCCAGATCTTCGCAGGCATCGTGATCGCCCGCCGCGGCACGAGCGTGAATGCTTCCTTCACCGTCCGTAAGATCTCCTACGGCGAAGGCGTCGAGCGTGTCTTCCCGCTCCACACCCCGCGCATCTCGAAGATCGAAGTGGTCAGCAAGGGCAAGGTCCGCCGCGCCAAGCTCCACTACCTCCGCAACCGCGTGGGCAAGAAGGCCATGCAGGTGAAGGCAGCCGCCAAGGCTTGA
- a CDS encoding ribbon-helix-helix protein, CopG family gives MTTLTIRMPDEKANRLREMARQRGISLNKLMEELSTLSLAEFDAETRFRARAARGTAGEGLSILDNLDERFSANAEDS, from the coding sequence ATGACCACGCTCACCATCCGCATGCCCGATGAAAAGGCGAACCGGCTCCGCGAAATGGCGCGGCAGCGGGGGATCAGCCTGAACAAGCTCATGGAGGAACTCTCCACCTTGAGCCTCGCTGAATTCGACGCCGAGACCCGATTCCGTGCGAGGGCTGCGCGGGGGACTGCGGGGGAGGGATTGTCGATCTTGGACAACCTCGACGAGAGATTCTCCGCGAATGCCGAGGACTCATGA